The following DNA comes from Crateriforma spongiae.
CGTCGTCGCAACGTGCCTTCAGGATCCGATGCGAATTTTTCCGCACAGCCTGGACAACAGAAGTAATAATCGGTGCCCTGATGATGTCGGTGCGGCGCTCCGTCGGGATCAACGGTCATGCCGCAAACGGGATCAATCGCGTCGGCGGGCTTGTTCATGGTGATGGATCTTTTACAAAAATGGTGCTTCCCTGCCCTCGGGCTAAGGGGGGGATGCAAAGCCGCGAATCAAAAATTTCGGTTCTGGGGCGAAGATCGGGGCCGCGGGCGGGCTCTATGTTCCGGCGGGATGTTCGGTTCTGTTTCAGTTGCCGAAATTCTCGCTTCGGTGGATCCCCCTGGATTCGACGTTGCAAATCACTTGCCACCCATCATCGCGTTCGCCATGCGTTCTATAAAATCAGCCGTCCAGCTGGCATCATTTGCTGCCGCAATCACGGCCGCCGCTGTGATTCAAAATTGCGTTTTGCAGGTACGTTCCGACGCTCAGGAGACCGAGGTGTCATCCGAAGACCAACCGGCACCCAAATCCATGTGGAATGTGCCATTGAAAACGGCCGGGGGTTCACAATTTTGGACCGACCACGTTCACCGGGAAGAATACCGGATTCAGCAGAACGTGTTGACCAAGCACTGGCGGCTGTTGGACCAGAAAGACGTTCGGCGGGCTTGGGGCAGCCGCGAGGCCTGTGAAGCCGTCTTGGATCAGCTGTGCCCATTGAAGCCCGCGGTCACGTCGGACGCCGGCGGCAAACCAGTCGTGATGTTGCTGCACGGATTGTTTCGCAGCCACCGGTCGATGATGGGCTTGGAAGACGCGATCGAGAAAGACGAACAGTTGGACGCGGTGACCTACAGCTACGCCAGCACTCGGGGCGGCGTCGCCGAACACGCCGCGGCATTGGCCGATACGCTGCGGTCGCTGCCCAAGGATCGGCCGATCGCCTTTGTCGGCCACAGCATGGGGAACATTGTTGTGCGGCACTTGATTGCCGATCTGCAAGCGTCCGGCGATCCGGACCATTTGCTGCCACGCTGCAAGGCGATGGTCATGCTGGGGCCGCCCAA
Coding sequences within:
- a CDS encoding esterase/lipase family protein — its product is MWNVPLKTAGGSQFWTDHVHREEYRIQQNVLTKHWRLLDQKDVRRAWGSREACEAVLDQLCPLKPAVTSDAGGKPVVMLLHGLFRSHRSMMGLEDAIEKDEQLDAVTYSYASTRGGVAEHAAALADTLRSLPKDRPIAFVGHSMGNIVVRHLIADLQASGDPDHLLPRCKAMVMLGPPNQGAIIAKRLAQTGVFGIVTGQGGMELGPEFEKLEKHLAIPPFPFAIVAGDLSDEAIQNPLTEGAGDFVVSVEEAYLPGAADTQTFPLLHSFIMDDPDVQAYTIDFLKTHLGLKELPTGTPEVSDAN